One genomic region from Dermacentor variabilis isolate Ectoservices chromosome 6, ASM5094787v1, whole genome shotgun sequence encodes:
- the LOC142584489 gene encoding uncharacterized protein LOC142584489 yields the protein MRESEWIQSGSHSVEQKKMLRQNRRCGLELCVTCFLYHVCLLGGAIGHDSRVVLVMADDMNGSAGSAKRAALLLLLDSDSSESESSSSDTSDCSDSDSDGETAAYEREFDRMFRIPAKRPKVVGFIEDVVRQYLDDEFRRHFRLSRPVAEKLIADFAASSMCPSGTHKGVPAKSVETHILSFVWYAANKTCMRNVASRFDLSESSVYRILHRVADFLLTLGQSLIKFPADLENLTKSFEKACFDFLYL from the exons atgagagagtcggagtggattcagagcgggagtcactccgtggagcagaaaaagatgctccgccaaaatcggcggtgTGGactggaactctgcgtgacgtgtttcctttaccacgtttgtctgctgggaggcgccatcggtcacgactcgcgagttGTGTTGGTAATGGCGGACGACATGAACGGCTCGGCTGGTTCGGCAAAGCGTGCGGCATTGCTTCTGCTACTCGATAGTGACAGCTCTGAGTCGGAAAGCTCAAGTTCCGACACGAGCGATTGCTCGGATAGTGACAGCGACGGGGAAACTGCCGCTTACGAGCGGGAATTCGACAGGATGTTCCGCATTCCCGCAAAGAGGCCTAAAGTAGTCGGCTTCATCGAGGACGTCGTGCGGCAGTACTTGGACGATGAg ttcCGAAGGCACTTCAGGCTATCTCGACCTGTGGCAGAAAAGTTGATCGCCGACTTTGCCGCGTCGTCAATGTGCCCTTCGGGCACACATAAAGGGGTTCCAGCGAAATCTGTGGAAACGCATATCTTGTCTTTTGTCTG GTACGCGGCCAACAAAACCTGCATGAGAAACGTGGCCAGCCGGTTCGACTTGTCGGAAAGTTCTGTTTACCGAATCCTTCATAGAGTAGCCGACTTCCTCCTGACTCTGGGACAGTCGTTGATAAAATTTCCTGCTGACCTGGAGAACCTCACTAAAAGTTTTGAGAAGGCTTGTTTTGATTTTCTTTACCTATAA